The Actinomycetota bacterium genome contains a region encoding:
- a CDS encoding acetate--CoA ligase family protein, translating into MTDRGPFAPEPTRPGGPPPPGPEPGRPGGRLPLAPLLEPRAVAVVGASARPGSFGDTLVAQLLAGGYRGAVHLVNPRYREVAGRPCHPSLADLPGPVDLAVLAVPNAALEAQLQAAADAGIPAAVIFASCLDPDPDPAGPTLAERLAAIARAAGMAVCGGNGMGFFNLDQSLRVCGYPEPADLPPGPVAVVSHSGSVFSALLHNRRGLRFNLVVSAGNELVTTAAAYLDHALELPGTRVVALFLETVREPAAFRAALAKAAARAIPVVALKVGRGPAARAMVAAHSGALAGEDGAYQALFDAYGVAQVATLDELADTCELLAGRRAAPGGLAAIHDSGGERAHLLDVAERLRVPLAAISETTRQRLAAVLEPGLPPANPLDAWGTGNDANDIFAACIQALLDDPATAALALDLDLTTEPTPETSYTGLAVDAAASTTKPVAVIANLTAAADPADAATLRAAGVPVLEGTATGLAAFGHLLAYREFLAHRPPGAAGSSGPARERWKERWRARLGDPGRPLDEAEGLALVGDWGVPVVAAEVATSLAEAVAAAGRVGWPVALKTAAPGVVHKSDVDGVRLGLDGPDRLAAAYADLAARLGPRVLVAAMAGPGVELALGVVADPQFGPLVMVAAGGVLVEVMRDRRFALPPVDRRQALAMLDRLAVRPLLDGVRGAPPADLDAVADAVASLSALAVDLGDRLAALDVNPLLAGPDGCVAVDALVAAKAG; encoded by the coding sequence GTGACCGATCGGGGCCCGTTCGCCCCGGAGCCAACGCGCCCCGGCGGCCCTCCCCCGCCCGGTCCGGAGCCGGGGCGACCCGGCGGCCGCCTTCCCCTCGCGCCGCTGCTCGAGCCGCGGGCGGTGGCGGTGGTGGGGGCCAGCGCGCGGCCCGGGTCGTTCGGGGACACGCTGGTCGCCCAGCTGCTCGCCGGCGGGTACCGGGGCGCGGTCCACCTGGTCAACCCGCGCTACCGGGAGGTGGCCGGGCGCCCCTGCCACCCGTCCCTGGCCGATCTGCCGGGCCCGGTCGACCTGGCCGTGCTGGCCGTGCCCAACGCCGCCCTGGAGGCTCAGCTCCAGGCGGCGGCCGACGCGGGCATCCCGGCCGCGGTCATCTTCGCCAGCTGCCTCGACCCGGACCCCGATCCAGCCGGCCCGACCCTGGCCGAGCGCCTGGCGGCGATCGCCCGGGCGGCCGGCATGGCGGTGTGCGGCGGCAACGGCATGGGCTTCTTCAACCTCGACCAGAGCTTGAGGGTCTGCGGCTACCCGGAGCCGGCCGACCTGCCCCCCGGGCCGGTGGCCGTGGTCAGCCACTCCGGGTCGGTGTTCTCGGCCCTGCTCCACAACCGCCGCGGCCTCCGGTTCAACCTGGTCGTGTCGGCCGGCAACGAGCTCGTCACCACCGCCGCCGCCTACCTCGACCACGCCCTGGAGCTGCCCGGGACCCGGGTGGTGGCCCTGTTCCTGGAGACGGTCAGGGAGCCGGCGGCGTTCCGGGCCGCCCTGGCCAAGGCGGCCGCCCGGGCCATTCCGGTGGTCGCCCTCAAGGTCGGGCGCGGCCCGGCCGCCCGGGCCATGGTCGCCGCCCACTCCGGCGCCCTGGCCGGTGAGGACGGCGCCTACCAGGCCCTGTTCGACGCCTACGGGGTCGCCCAGGTGGCCACCCTTGACGAGCTGGCCGACACCTGCGAGCTGCTGGCCGGCCGGCGGGCCGCGCCCGGCGGGCTGGCCGCCATCCACGACTCGGGGGGCGAGCGGGCCCACCTGCTGGACGTGGCCGAACGGCTCCGGGTGCCGCTGGCCGCGATCTCCGAGACGACCCGCCAGCGGCTGGCGGCCGTGCTCGAGCCCGGCCTCCCCCCCGCCAACCCGCTCGACGCCTGGGGCACCGGCAACGACGCCAACGACATCTTCGCCGCCTGCATCCAGGCCCTGCTCGACGACCCGGCCACCGCCGCCCTCGCCCTCGACCTCGACCTGACCACCGAGCCCACCCCCGAGACGAGCTACACCGGCCTGGCCGTCGACGCCGCCGCCTCCACCACCAAGCCGGTCGCCGTCATCGCCAACCTGACCGCCGCCGCCGACCCGGCCGACGCCGCCACCCTCCGCGCCGCCGGCGTCCCCGTGCTCGAGGGCACCGCCACCGGCCTGGCCGCGTTCGGCCACCTGCTGGCCTACCGCGAGTTCCTCGCCCACCGGCCGCCGGGGGCTGCGGGCAGCTCCGGACCGGCCCGGGAGCGGTGGAAAGAGCGGTGGCGGGCGCGGCTGGGCGACCCCGGGCGGCCGCTGGACGAGGCCGAGGGGCTGGCCCTGGTGGGCGACTGGGGGGTGCCGGTGGTGGCGGCCGAGGTCGCGACCAGCCTGGCGGAGGCGGTGGCGGCGGCCGGGCGGGTCGGGTGGCCGGTGGCGTTGAAGACGGCCGCACCCGGGGTGGTCCACAAGTCGGACGTGGACGGGGTGCGGCTGGGGCTGGACGGGCCGGACCGGCTGGCCGCCGCCTACGCCGACCTGGCGGCCCGGCTGGGGCCGCGGGTGCTGGTCGCCGCCATGGCCGGCCCCGGGGTGGAGCTGGCCCTCGGGGTGGTCGCCGACCCGCAGTTCGGGCCCCTGGTGATGGTGGCCGCTGGCGGGGTGCTGGTCGAGGTCATGCGGGACCGCCGCTTCGCCCTGCCCCCGGTCGACCGGCGCCAGGCCCTGGCCATGCTCGACCGCCTCGCCGTCCGGCCCCTGCTCGACGGGGTCCGCGGCGCCCCCCCGGCCGACCTGGACGCCGTCGCCGACGCCGTCGCCAGCCTCTCGGCCCTGGCCGTCGACCTCGGCGACCGCCTGGCCGCCCTGGACGTGAACCCCCTGCTCGCCGGCCCGGACGGCTGCGTCGCGGTCGACGCCCTGGTGGCGGCGAAGGCCGGGTGA
- a CDS encoding DUF4352 domain-containing protein, with translation MEASADRRLVAGRYALGGPLGRGGMGTVWRADDVLLGRAVAVKEVELPGGPGRGPPALRERALREARAAARLNHPGVVTLHDVVEADGRLFLVMELVEAPTLRHLVDRSGPVSPAGAARVGLALLDALDAAHRAGIVHHDVKPANVMVAADGRVKLADFGIASLQEDTQRTLTAGPGPGARRGPARNGGAGAGAGGPEGLAGAAGSGAEGPDRAVTAVFGSLPYVAPEQARDERAGPAADLWALGATLWFAVEGVAPFERAGPAATLAAVLHDPPGRPARAGPLEPVLLALLTKDPGARPGAAAVRGMLAPTATGSPGPTAPTTAGPRGPAAPTAGTTRLPGDPAAATEVLVGAAPPPGWGEPRPAPLGRRPRGRVQLPGWTAPPRRKRRWGRRLLVAAGVLALLAVASNLGDAERRADSAPAGLGDPVRDGQFEFVVRSVDCGAASVGRGLAPKTAQDQFCLVALEVENTGTEGRTFGGGQQFLFDTDGNRHDPDLDATARHEGDARLWSSHLNPGQRLEGTLVYDVPESVTPSRVELHDGPLSGGASVAVA, from the coding sequence ATGGAAGCGAGCGCCGACCGCCGGCTGGTCGCGGGCCGCTATGCCCTCGGGGGGCCGCTGGGCCGGGGCGGGATGGGCACGGTGTGGCGGGCCGACGACGTCCTGCTGGGCCGGGCGGTGGCGGTCAAGGAGGTCGAGCTGCCGGGCGGGCCGGGCAGGGGGCCGCCGGCGCTGCGGGAGCGGGCGCTGCGCGAGGCCAGGGCCGCGGCCCGGCTCAACCACCCGGGGGTGGTCACCCTCCACGACGTGGTCGAGGCCGACGGCCGGCTGTTCCTGGTCATGGAGCTGGTCGAGGCCCCGACCCTGCGCCACCTGGTCGACCGGTCGGGCCCGGTGTCGCCTGCGGGGGCGGCCCGGGTCGGGCTGGCCCTGCTGGACGCGCTGGACGCGGCCCACCGGGCGGGGATCGTCCATCACGACGTCAAGCCGGCCAACGTGATGGTGGCCGCCGACGGCCGGGTCAAGCTGGCCGACTTCGGCATCGCCTCCCTCCAGGAGGACACCCAGCGCACCCTCACCGCCGGCCCCGGGCCGGGGGCCCGGAGAGGACCGGCGCGGAATGGCGGCGCCGGGGCAGGGGCCGGCGGGCCGGAGGGGCTGGCGGGCGCCGCGGGGTCGGGGGCCGAGGGGCCGGACCGGGCGGTGACGGCGGTGTTCGGGTCGCTGCCGTACGTGGCCCCGGAGCAGGCCAGGGACGAGCGGGCCGGGCCGGCGGCCGACCTGTGGGCGCTGGGGGCGACGCTGTGGTTCGCGGTCGAGGGGGTGGCCCCGTTCGAGCGGGCCGGTCCGGCCGCCACCCTCGCCGCCGTCCTCCACGACCCGCCCGGCCGCCCGGCCCGGGCCGGGCCGCTGGAACCGGTCCTGCTGGCCCTGCTGACCAAGGACCCAGGCGCCCGCCCCGGGGCCGCGGCCGTCCGCGGCATGCTGGCGCCGACGGCCACCGGGTCCCCCGGCCCGACCGCCCCGACGACCGCCGGTCCCCGCGGCCCGGCCGCGCCGACGGCCGGCACGACGCGCCTCCCCGGCGACCCGGCGGCCGCCACCGAGGTGCTGGTCGGGGCCGCTCCCCCGCCCGGCTGGGGCGAACCGCGCCCGGCGCCCTTGGGGCGACGGCCGCGGGGCCGGGTGCAGCTCCCGGGCTGGACCGCCCCGCCGCGGCGGAAGCGGCGCTGGGGGCGGCGGCTGCTGGTCGCCGCCGGGGTCCTGGCCCTGCTCGCGGTGGCCAGCAACCTCGGCGACGCCGAGCGGCGGGCCGACAGTGCCCCGGCCGGGCTGGGCGACCCGGTCCGGGACGGTCAGTTCGAGTTCGTGGTCCGCTCGGTCGACTGCGGCGCCGCGTCCGTGGGCCGGGGCCTCGCGCCCAAGACCGCGCAGGACCAGTTCTGCCTGGTCGCGCTCGAGGTCGAGAACACCGGCACCGAGGGCCGCACCTTCGGCGGCGGCCAGCAGTTCCTGTTCGACACCGACGGCAACCGCCACGACCCGGACCTGGACGCGACCGCCCGCCACGAAGGCGATGCCCGGCTGTGGTCCAGCCACCTCAACCCGGGCCAGCGCCTGGAGGGCACGCTCGTCTACGACGTCCCCGAGTCCGTCACCCCGTCACGGGTCGAGCTCCACGACGGCCCCCTCAGCGGCGGCGCCAGCGTCGCGGTGGCCTGA
- a CDS encoding MBL fold metallo-hydrolase, with translation MEVADGIHRFGTRMVNWYLIERGGRITLVDAGMRGYWPQLTDALTALGGKVEAVEAVVLTHAHADHVGFAHQVKANSDATVWVHERDAEPGLRRFPPFRLYLRPTAWPLLVHGLRNGLLATPDAAEVRTFTDGDVLDVPGRPRVRHLPGHTRGNCALHLPDASVVFSGDTLVTFDPYRRRRGPRLLVKGVNEDNEQARSSLDALAGLNAQLLLPGHGEPWRDGVAAAVADARRRGYW, from the coding sequence ATGGAGGTAGCCGACGGCATCCACCGGTTCGGCACCCGCATGGTCAACTGGTACCTGATCGAGCGCGGGGGCCGCATCACCCTGGTCGACGCCGGCATGCGCGGCTACTGGCCGCAGCTCACCGACGCGTTGACCGCCCTCGGCGGCAAGGTCGAGGCGGTCGAGGCGGTCGTCCTCACCCACGCCCACGCCGACCACGTCGGCTTCGCCCACCAGGTGAAGGCCAACTCCGACGCCACCGTCTGGGTCCACGAGCGCGACGCCGAGCCCGGGCTGCGCCGGTTCCCGCCGTTCCGGCTGTACCTGCGGCCGACCGCCTGGCCGCTGCTCGTCCACGGCCTCCGCAACGGGCTGCTCGCCACCCCCGACGCCGCCGAGGTCCGCACCTTCACCGACGGCGACGTCCTCGACGTCCCCGGGCGGCCCCGGGTCCGCCACCTTCCCGGCCACACCCGCGGCAACTGCGCCCTGCACCTGCCGGACGCCAGCGTCGTCTTCAGCGGCGACACCCTGGTCACCTTCGACCCGTACCGGCGGCGTCGCGGGCCGCGGCTGCTCGTCAAGGGCGTCAACGAGGACAACGAGCAGGCCCGGAGCTCCCTGGACGCGCTGGCCGGGCTGAACGCGCAGCTGCTGCTCCCCGGCCACGGCGAGCCCTGGCGCGACGGGGTGGCCGCGGCCGTGGCCGACGCCCGCCGCCGCGGCTACTGGTGA
- a CDS encoding DUF4126 domain-containing protein, with the protein MDRAPSLLPPLPPPVRALLLGFVTGIRSQVPVALLAVEARQGRFDPGAGRLARRFASPQGTGGALVAFAGELVADKLPMTPRRTTWGPFTQRLVTGGTIGAAVQYDAGESRPLGALLGAAGAGAGAYAATKVRALAAERTRLPGPLLGAAEDLFAVALAVAVVTAGRDSG; encoded by the coding sequence GTGGACCGGGCCCCCTCCCTCCTGCCACCCCTGCCGCCGCCCGTCAGGGCGCTGCTGCTCGGGTTCGTCACCGGCATCCGCTCCCAGGTCCCGGTCGCCCTCCTGGCCGTCGAGGCCAGGCAGGGCCGCTTCGACCCGGGCGCGGGCCGGCTGGCCCGCCGGTTCGCCTCGCCCCAGGGGACGGGCGGCGCGCTGGTCGCCTTCGCCGGCGAGCTGGTCGCCGACAAGCTCCCCATGACGCCGCGCCGGACCACCTGGGGCCCGTTCACCCAGCGCCTGGTCACCGGCGGGACGATCGGCGCCGCGGTTCAGTACGACGCCGGCGAGTCGCGCCCCCTCGGTGCCCTCCTCGGCGCTGCCGGGGCCGGCGCCGGCGCCTACGCCGCCACCAAGGTGCGCGCCCTGGCCGCCGAGCGGACCCGCCTCCCCGGCCCGCTGCTCGGCGCCGCCGAGGACCTGTTCGCCGTCGCCCTGGCCGTCGCCGTGGTCACCGCCGGCCGCGACTCCGGCTAG
- a CDS encoding phosphotransferase — MAAIEPPETSRVARLLRRRPPAAALRWAAAPFGPGSRVVAVRPLPSAWLANHAVDVADAAGATHRLVLRRWARPGWDDEDPDFTAAREAAILELLAPTPVPAPPLVAADPDAAVCDVPALLVSRLPGAPPDLHDPAALVEGLAAALPPIHAVTVPATRVVPPHHRFYEPATLVPPAWSDRPELWERAFTVAAGPPPDDRACFIHRDYHPGNTLWTGGRLTGVVDWIGGSWGPPSVDLGHMRVNLTADLGLAVADRFLAAHRALTGFDHHPWWDVAATVDVVPETPPAWRGVEDLVAAALARLGGEVGKAG, encoded by the coding sequence ATGGCCGCGATCGAGCCTCCCGAAACCAGCCGGGTCGCCCGGCTGCTCCGCCGCCGCCCGCCGGCGGCCGCCCTGCGCTGGGCGGCGGCGCCGTTCGGCCCCGGGAGCCGGGTGGTGGCGGTGCGGCCGCTGCCGTCGGCCTGGCTGGCCAACCACGCCGTCGACGTGGCCGACGCGGCCGGCGCGACCCATCGGCTGGTGCTGCGCCGCTGGGCGCGACCCGGCTGGGACGACGAGGACCCCGACTTCACCGCCGCCCGCGAGGCGGCCATCCTGGAGCTCCTCGCCCCCACCCCGGTGCCGGCGCCGCCGCTGGTCGCCGCCGACCCCGACGCCGCCGTCTGCGACGTGCCCGCGTTGCTGGTCAGCCGCCTCCCCGGCGCCCCGCCCGACCTCCACGACCCGGCCGCCCTGGTCGAGGGTCTGGCCGCGGCCCTCCCGCCCATCCATGCCGTGACCGTTCCGGCGACCCGCGTCGTGCCTCCCCATCACCGCTTCTACGAACCAGCGACGCTGGTCCCGCCGGCCTGGTCGGACCGGCCGGAGTTGTGGGAGCGGGCGTTCACGGTGGCGGCCGGGCCGCCGCCGGACGACCGGGCCTGCTTCATCCACCGCGACTACCACCCGGGGAACACCCTCTGGACCGGCGGCCGGCTCACCGGGGTGGTGGACTGGATCGGCGGGTCGTGGGGGCCGCCCTCGGTCGACCTGGGCCACATGCGGGTCAACCTGACCGCCGACCTCGGCCTGGCCGTCGCCGACCGGTTCCTGGCCGCCCACCGCGCCCTGACCGGCTTCGACCACCACCCCTGGTGGGACGTGGCCGCGACGGTCGACGTCGTCCCCGAGACGCCGCCGGCCTGGCGCGGCGTGGAGGACCTGGTCGCCGCCGCCCTGGCCCGCCTCGGCGGCGAGGTCGGCAAAGCCGGCTAG
- a CDS encoding patatin-like phospholipase family protein yields MTGTGPVRVAIACQGGGSHTAFTAGVLKRLLGAEELAGVEVVGLSGTSGGAVCALLAWSALLDDDQAAAGKLLEAFWADNSATTPLEQLVNAWVLWAARLENLVVLPAVSPYDTPTSVAALEEFRAMLERRVDFGRFAVPAGESRPMLLIGAVDVLSGEFRAFNSRRDPITADTILASAAIPNLFRSVRVGDGTYWDGLFSQNPPVRELVDTRPDELWVIQINPRRWDGEPRTMVEIADRRNELAGNLSLHQELGFIEKIDQLLAEGRLAADGRYKQITVRVLELSRSRLSRSLGTASKLNRDPGFIRDLIAHGEAMAEEFLAALAFERAWRRRDPGAVLACFADDAELVSAPPFPDRGSLRGRQRIGRFVREHLTADLHVDPTRKQVTRDRVTWTVQAHRDDPAAAVRGRAEAELRTGRITTLRLGG; encoded by the coding sequence ATGACCGGAACGGGACCTGTCCGGGTGGCGATCGCCTGCCAGGGCGGCGGCAGCCACACCGCCTTCACGGCCGGGGTGCTCAAGCGCCTCCTCGGCGCCGAGGAGCTGGCCGGGGTCGAGGTCGTCGGTCTCAGCGGCACCTCCGGCGGGGCCGTCTGCGCCCTGCTCGCCTGGTCGGCGCTGCTCGACGACGACCAGGCCGCCGCCGGCAAGCTGCTGGAGGCGTTCTGGGCCGACAACTCGGCCACGACCCCGCTGGAGCAGCTGGTCAACGCCTGGGTGCTGTGGGCGGCCAGGCTGGAGAACCTGGTCGTCCTGCCGGCGGTCAGCCCCTACGACACGCCAACGTCGGTGGCCGCTCTTGAGGAGTTCCGGGCCATGCTGGAACGGCGGGTCGACTTCGGGCGGTTCGCCGTCCCGGCCGGCGAGTCGCGGCCGATGCTGCTGATCGGGGCCGTGGACGTCCTCTCGGGCGAGTTCCGGGCGTTCAACAGCCGTCGCGACCCGATCACCGCCGACACGATCCTGGCCTCGGCGGCCATCCCCAACCTGTTCCGCTCCGTCCGGGTCGGCGACGGCACCTACTGGGACGGCCTGTTCTCCCAGAACCCGCCCGTCCGGGAGCTGGTCGACACCCGCCCCGACGAGCTCTGGGTGATCCAGATCAACCCCAGGCGCTGGGACGGGGAGCCGCGGACGATGGTCGAGATCGCCGACCGCCGCAACGAGCTGGCCGGCAACCTCTCCCTGCACCAGGAGCTCGGCTTCATCGAGAAGATCGACCAGCTGCTGGCCGAGGGCCGGCTGGCCGCCGACGGCCGCTACAAGCAGATCACGGTGCGGGTGCTGGAGCTGTCCCGGTCGCGGCTGTCCCGGTCGCTCGGCACCGCCTCCAAGCTCAACCGCGACCCCGGCTTCATCCGCGACCTGATCGCCCACGGCGAGGCCATGGCCGAGGAGTTCCTGGCCGCGCTGGCCTTCGAGCGCGCCTGGCGGCGCCGCGACCCCGGGGCGGTGCTGGCCTGCTTCGCCGACGACGCCGAGCTGGTCTCGGCGCCGCCCTTCCCGGACCGGGGCAGCCTCCGCGGCCGCCAGCGGATCGGCCGGTTCGTGCGCGAGCACCTGACCGCCGACCTGCACGTCGACCCGACCCGCAAGCAGGTGACCCGTGACCGGGTGACCTGGACCGTGCAGGCCCACCGCGACGACCCGGCGGCGGCGGTCCGGGGCCGGGCCGAGGCCGAGCTCCGGACAGGCCGGATCACCACCCTGCGCCTGGGCGGCTGA
- a CDS encoding metallophosphoesterase, whose translation MIRVAAVGDVHVGVDSAGRLAPRLAGLADHADLFLLAGDLTHRGRPEEAKVLAEELRGVGVPTVAVLGNHDYHSDEQDAVTEVLEEAGIRVLEGEAAVLEVGGRRLGIAGSKGFGGGFAGASASDFGEPEMKAFVGHTKTLAGRLERALGGLRADRRIALLHYSPVAETLAGEPREIHAFLGSYLLAEAVDRAGADLVLHGHAHRGSRTGTTPGGVPVRNVAAPVIGRAYEVFRFDAEDAPA comes from the coding sequence ATGATCCGGGTGGCGGCCGTCGGCGACGTCCACGTCGGGGTCGACTCGGCGGGCCGCCTGGCCCCGCGCCTGGCCGGCCTGGCCGACCACGCCGACCTGTTCCTGCTGGCCGGCGACCTCACCCACCGGGGCCGGCCCGAGGAGGCCAAGGTGCTGGCCGAGGAGCTGCGCGGCGTCGGGGTGCCGACGGTGGCCGTCCTCGGCAACCACGACTACCACTCCGACGAGCAGGACGCCGTCACCGAGGTCCTCGAGGAGGCCGGCATCCGCGTCCTGGAGGGTGAGGCGGCGGTGCTGGAGGTGGGCGGCCGCCGGCTCGGGATCGCCGGCAGCAAGGGGTTCGGCGGCGGCTTCGCCGGGGCCAGCGCCAGCGACTTCGGCGAACCGGAGATGAAGGCGTTCGTCGGCCACACCAAGACCCTGGCCGGCCGGCTGGAACGGGCCCTCGGGGGGCTCCGGGCGGACCGCCGGATCGCCCTGCTGCACTACTCGCCGGTGGCCGAGACCCTGGCCGGCGAGCCCCGCGAGATCCACGCCTTCCTCGGCAGCTACCTGCTGGCCGAGGCCGTCGACCGGGCCGGGGCCGACCTGGTCCTGCACGGCCACGCCCACCGGGGCAGCCGCACCGGCACCACCCCCGGCGGGGTGCCGGTGCGCAACGTCGCCGCCCCCGTGATCGGCCGCGCCTACGAGGTGTTCCGCTTCGACGCCGAGGACGCCCCGGCCTGA
- a CDS encoding nucleotidyltransferase: protein MTGQRWHAPVAPATRRPPARFVACRAWNSQDMDDEHHPHEREWRGTLPEVDEETFLRVLTEAIAVAGGTGLPHAFMGGIASTALGRPRWTHDIDLCVRRDDARTMLRAFADAGYDTEETDQTWLYKATKDGVLVDVIFESTGGIVLDDEMLSRVRQGTFEDLQLNVLGPEDLLVIKAIVHREHRQRHWFDALALVETGELDWPYLLRRAAPGPRRVASLLLYAQTDGLRVPDWVIESLLEQAREQETGADVPDEYLVAHANEALAGDPQTAELELDVAIDGREVVVTGTVATPERQAAVAEVIAKALPGREVRNLTDVEDAAADPFVETLP from the coding sequence ATGACGGGGCAACGGTGGCACGCGCCGGTCGCGCCCGCCACCCGGCGCCCACCGGCGCGTTTCGTCGCCTGCCGGGCGTGGAACAGCCAGGACATGGACGACGAGCACCACCCCCACGAGCGCGAGTGGCGGGGCACCCTTCCCGAGGTCGACGAGGAGACCTTCCTGCGGGTGCTCACCGAGGCCATCGCGGTCGCCGGCGGCACCGGCCTGCCGCACGCCTTCATGGGCGGGATCGCCTCGACCGCGCTGGGCCGGCCCCGCTGGACCCACGACATCGACCTGTGCGTGCGCCGCGACGACGCCCGGACGATGCTGCGCGCCTTCGCCGACGCCGGCTACGACACCGAGGAGACCGACCAGACCTGGCTCTACAAGGCGACCAAGGACGGCGTCCTGGTCGACGTGATCTTCGAGAGCACCGGCGGGATCGTGCTCGACGACGAGATGCTGTCGCGGGTCCGCCAGGGCACCTTCGAGGACCTCCAGCTCAACGTCCTCGGCCCCGAGGACCTGCTGGTGATCAAGGCGATCGTCCACCGCGAGCACCGCCAGCGGCACTGGTTCGACGCCCTCGCCCTGGTCGAGACGGGCGAGCTCGACTGGCCCTACCTGCTGCGCCGGGCCGCCCCGGGCCCGCGCCGGGTGGCCAGCCTGCTGCTGTACGCCCAGACCGACGGGCTGCGGGTGCCCGACTGGGTGATCGAGTCGCTGCTGGAGCAGGCCCGCGAGCAGGAGACCGGCGCCGACGTGCCCGACGAGTACCTGGTCGCCCACGCCAACGAGGCCCTGGCCGGCGACCCCCAGACGGCCGAGCTGGAGCTGGACGTCGCCATCGACGGGCGCGAGGTGGTGGTGACCGGGACGGTGGCCACGCCCGAACGGCAGGCCGCCGTGGCCGAGGTCATCGCCAAGGCCCTGCCCGGCCGGGAGGTCCGCAACCTGACCGACGTCGAGGACGCGGCGGCCGACCCGTTCGTAGAGACGCTGCCATGA
- a CDS encoding Na+/H+ antiporter: METLELMVALLAAVAVVVRLAGRTNIPEPVLLVLAGLAVALIPGLPQVELDPELILALFLPPLLYWAALHTDLEELRGNLRPIALLAVGLVLVTTAAVAVLGHTVLGLPVAVAVVLGAIVSPPDPVAATAVCGRLGLPRRMVAILEGEGLLNDATALVLYRMAVAAAVSGAFSLVDAGIELGVSAVGGTAVGLAVGWAGSRILRRVSEAPVENTVKLLLPYVAWLAAERVHVSGVLAVLACGVLMTRHWSAISSGARLQARQLWDWLVFVLEGLSFVLVGVQLRTVVEGIEGRSLADLALAALAVNLVVIVVRLALVFPASWLPRLSARVRERDPYPGWRRLTVVGWAGMRGVVTLALALAIPTEVEGGGPFPDRNLVVFLAFSVIVVTLVGEGLTLPWVIRRLGVTADDDGAAGDGRRALARLSEVALDHLDTLEPGSDGVPAELVDRLRERYRARLAHLDQTRDEDPPEGHRAVTELVHDLLGVQREELRRLREQGAVTTEVARRLDHDLDLEEARLERERPG; this comes from the coding sequence ATGGAGACCCTCGAGCTCATGGTCGCCCTGCTCGCCGCCGTCGCGGTGGTGGTCAGGCTGGCCGGGCGGACCAACATCCCCGAGCCGGTGCTGCTGGTGCTGGCCGGCCTGGCCGTCGCCCTGATCCCGGGGCTGCCCCAGGTCGAGCTCGACCCGGAGCTGATCCTGGCCCTGTTCCTGCCGCCGCTGCTGTACTGGGCGGCGCTCCACACCGACCTGGAGGAGCTGCGCGGCAATCTCAGGCCGATCGCCCTGCTGGCCGTGGGGCTGGTGCTGGTGACCACGGCCGCGGTGGCGGTGCTGGGCCACACGGTGCTCGGGCTGCCGGTGGCGGTGGCGGTGGTGCTGGGGGCGATCGTGTCCCCGCCCGACCCGGTGGCCGCGACCGCCGTCTGCGGCCGCCTGGGACTGCCCAGGCGGATGGTCGCCATCCTGGAGGGCGAGGGGCTGCTCAACGACGCCACCGCCCTGGTCCTGTACCGGATGGCGGTGGCCGCGGCCGTCTCCGGCGCCTTCTCGCTGGTCGACGCCGGGATCGAGCTGGGCGTGTCGGCCGTCGGGGGGACGGCGGTGGGGCTGGCCGTCGGCTGGGCCGGCAGCCGCATCCTGCGCCGGGTGTCGGAGGCGCCGGTCGAGAACACCGTCAAGCTGCTGCTGCCGTACGTGGCCTGGCTGGCCGCCGAGCGGGTCCATGTCTCGGGGGTGCTGGCCGTGCTCGCCTGCGGGGTGCTGATGACGCGCCACTGGAGCGCCATCTCCTCGGGGGCCCGGCTCCAGGCCCGCCAGCTCTGGGACTGGCTGGTGTTCGTCCTCGAGGGCCTGTCGTTCGTGCTCGTCGGGGTGCAGCTGCGCACCGTGGTCGAGGGGATCGAGGGCCGCTCCCTGGCCGACCTGGCCCTGGCCGCCCTGGCCGTCAACCTGGTCGTCATCGTCGTGCGCCTGGCCCTGGTGTTCCCGGCCAGCTGGCTGCCGCGGCTGTCGGCCCGGGTGCGCGAGCGCGACCCCTACCCGGGCTGGCGGCGGCTCACGGTGGTCGGCTGGGCGGGCATGCGCGGGGTGGTGACCCTCGCCCTCGCCCTGGCCATCCCGACCGAGGTCGAGGGGGGCGGCCCGTTCCCCGACCGCAACCTGGTCGTGTTCCTGGCCTTCTCGGTGATCGTGGTCACCCTGGTCGGCGAGGGCCTGACCCTGCCGTGGGTCATCCGCCGGCTGGGGGTGACGGCCGACGACGACGGGGCGGCCGGCGACGGCCGCCGGGCCCTGGCCCGGCTGTCCGAGGTCGCCCTGGACCACCTGGACACGCTCGAACCGGGGAGCGACGGCGTCCCGGCGGAGCTGGTGGACCGGCTCCGCGAACGCTACCGGGCCCGCCTGGCCCACCTCGACCAGACCCGGGACGAGGACCCGCCCGAGGGCCACCGGGCCGTCACCGAGCTGGTCCACGACCTGCTCGGGGTCCAGCGGGAGGAGCTGCGCCGCCTGCGCGAGCAGGGAGCGGTCACAACCGAGGTGGCCCGCCGCCTCGACCACGACCTTGACCTGGAGGAGGCCCGGCTGGAGCGCGAGCGCCCGGGCTGA